One window from the genome of Streptomyces cadmiisoli encodes:
- a CDS encoding family 78 glycoside hydrolase catalytic domain produces MSPLARPALVLATGLTALVTVVPSALPASASASGAGATASATALRTQHLRSALGIDDTTPDLTWQLTARGRGVVQSAYRIQAASSREKLKQGRPDLWDSGKVRSDQPRAVYAGKALGSRDRVHWRVQLWSGARTSQWSDISVFETGLTRPVDWSAQWITHDAWRLSEHAVEPVVVTLPRTTARYIRLDVTKLGLPLEDQWRLQLGEIEVRDSTAPDVNHAKGAAVTASVSDTVRKIWEPALAVDGLTNSALDRAAGYASPAHTGPESPVTLTLDLKSAKSFDQVLLFPRADVLTADGRVPHFPVDYTVSTAEAADGPWSGAAEVTGQRAPEPYLPAGLPLFTKDFTLPEGARSARLYLAGLGIHDARINGEPVGDAVLEPANTDFDDRVQYATYDVTQRLRRGANSLAVELGNGASNVVSTADRYRKWYGNFSDPKLVAQLEVTLDDGSVRRISSGTDWRTTLGPTTSSNWYGGEDYDARREIPGWDEPGRDHSSWASAVALGRPGGAEEPATLSARETEPVRVMETLKGTEVPGADGSRVFDLGRNIAGWPEITVTAPAGTAVRIYPAESLKDGHAFQSISNVGAPLWDTYTTKGGGRAETWHPRFSYHGFRYLELKGLPAGATVSVRGKVLHTDNTSAGTFTSSNELINGIHGLIRRAVQGNMMSILTDCPSREKLGWLEQNQLVFPTLAANYDMRSYLRKIVRDMADAQTSEGLIPSTVPDYVELAGGYRNDANWGGAFVLVPWQLYTTYGDEETLRTYYPRMKQYVTFLEQKVAGGILDYGLGDWITPDRTFPRAVAGTYGYWRVVDGLSRIARVLGEDDDAALYREKADTSAKALSDKYYNPATGAFGGGGHGAEALALDMGAVPEGERARLLDHFTQSVVAADHHLILGEISLPAAIRVLSEAGRDDIVYGIATRTTSPSYGYQVLAGNTTLGETWDGGPGQSQNHFMLGAIDAWFTGRLAGIQQRPGSVGYRELLIDPAVVGDLTSAGGSYTTPYGTVRTKWSREGSTFRLEAVVPAGTTAEIHVPAGSGKVRADGGARLLRTEDGTAVYEVGSGTWTFVSTAVPNGS; encoded by the coding sequence ATGAGTCCACTCGCCAGACCCGCGCTCGTCCTCGCCACCGGGCTGACAGCGCTCGTCACCGTCGTGCCCTCCGCGCTGCCGGCGTCCGCGTCCGCGTCCGGAGCCGGCGCCACCGCGTCCGCCACCGCGCTGCGCACCCAGCACCTGCGCTCGGCGCTCGGCATCGACGACACCACCCCCGACCTGACCTGGCAGCTCACCGCGCGCGGCCGGGGCGTCGTCCAGAGCGCCTACCGCATCCAGGCCGCCAGCAGCCGCGAGAAGCTGAAGCAGGGACGGCCCGATCTCTGGGACTCCGGCAAGGTCCGCTCGGACCAACCGCGCGCCGTCTACGCCGGCAAGGCGCTGGGCTCCCGCGACCGCGTCCACTGGCGCGTCCAGCTGTGGTCGGGCGCCCGGACCTCGCAGTGGAGCGACATCTCCGTCTTCGAGACGGGCCTGACCCGCCCCGTGGACTGGTCCGCCCAGTGGATCACCCACGATGCGTGGCGGCTGAGCGAGCACGCGGTGGAGCCCGTCGTCGTCACCCTGCCGAGGACGACCGCCCGCTACATCCGGCTCGACGTCACCAAGCTGGGGCTGCCGCTGGAGGACCAGTGGCGTCTCCAGCTCGGCGAGATCGAGGTCCGCGACTCGACGGCGCCCGACGTGAACCACGCGAAGGGCGCCGCCGTCACCGCGTCCGTGAGCGACACCGTACGCAAGATCTGGGAGCCCGCCCTCGCCGTCGACGGACTGACCAACAGCGCCCTCGACCGGGCCGCCGGCTACGCGAGCCCCGCGCACACCGGCCCCGAGTCGCCCGTCACGCTCACCCTGGACCTGAAGTCGGCCAAGTCCTTCGACCAGGTGCTGCTGTTCCCGCGGGCCGACGTGCTGACCGCCGACGGCCGCGTGCCGCACTTCCCCGTCGACTACACCGTCTCGACCGCCGAGGCCGCCGACGGCCCCTGGAGCGGGGCTGCGGAGGTCACCGGTCAGCGGGCACCCGAGCCCTACCTGCCGGCCGGACTCCCGCTGTTCACCAAGGACTTCACCCTCCCCGAGGGCGCCCGCAGCGCCCGCCTCTACCTCGCGGGCCTGGGCATCCACGACGCCCGCATCAACGGTGAGCCGGTCGGCGACGCGGTCCTGGAACCCGCCAACACCGACTTCGACGACCGGGTCCAGTACGCCACGTACGACGTCACACAGCGGCTGCGGCGCGGCGCCAACTCGCTCGCCGTCGAACTCGGCAACGGCGCCTCCAACGTCGTCAGCACCGCCGACCGCTACCGCAAGTGGTACGGCAACTTCAGTGACCCGAAGCTCGTCGCCCAGCTGGAGGTCACCCTGGACGACGGCAGTGTGCGCCGCATCTCCAGCGGTACGGACTGGCGCACCACGCTCGGCCCGACGACGTCCTCCAACTGGTACGGCGGCGAGGACTACGACGCGCGGCGGGAGATCCCCGGCTGGGACGAGCCGGGCCGCGACCACTCGTCCTGGGCGTCGGCCGTCGCCCTCGGGCGCCCCGGCGGCGCCGAGGAGCCGGCCACGCTCAGCGCCCGGGAGACCGAGCCGGTCCGGGTGATGGAGACCCTGAAGGGCACCGAGGTGCCGGGCGCCGACGGCAGCCGCGTCTTCGACCTCGGACGCAACATCGCGGGCTGGCCGGAGATCACCGTCACCGCGCCCGCGGGCACCGCGGTGCGCATCTACCCGGCAGAGAGTCTGAAGGACGGACACGCCTTCCAGTCGATCAGCAACGTCGGCGCGCCCCTGTGGGACACCTACACCACCAAGGGCGGGGGCCGCGCCGAGACCTGGCACCCCCGCTTCAGCTACCACGGCTTCCGCTACCTGGAGCTGAAGGGCCTGCCCGCCGGGGCGACGGTCTCCGTACGCGGCAAGGTGCTGCACACCGACAACACCAGCGCCGGGACCTTCACCAGCTCCAACGAGCTGATCAACGGCATCCACGGGCTGATCCGGCGCGCCGTCCAGGGCAACATGATGAGCATCCTCACCGACTGCCCCAGTCGCGAGAAGCTCGGCTGGCTGGAGCAGAACCAGCTCGTCTTCCCGACCCTCGCCGCCAACTACGACATGCGCTCCTACCTGAGGAAGATCGTGCGCGACATGGCCGACGCGCAGACCTCCGAGGGCCTGATCCCGAGCACCGTCCCCGACTACGTCGAACTTGCGGGCGGCTACCGCAACGACGCCAACTGGGGCGGGGCGTTCGTCCTCGTGCCCTGGCAGCTCTACACCACCTACGGCGACGAGGAGACGCTGCGCACCTACTACCCGCGGATGAAGCAGTACGTGACCTTCCTGGAGCAGAAGGTCGCGGGCGGCATCCTCGACTACGGCCTCGGCGACTGGATCACCCCCGACCGCACCTTCCCGCGCGCGGTGGCGGGCACGTACGGCTACTGGCGCGTCGTCGACGGCCTCAGCCGTATCGCGCGCGTGCTCGGTGAGGACGACGACGCCGCGCTGTACCGGGAGAAGGCGGACACGAGCGCCAAGGCGCTGTCGGACAAGTACTACAACCCGGCCACCGGCGCCTTCGGCGGCGGCGGCCACGGCGCGGAGGCCCTCGCCCTCGACATGGGCGCCGTGCCCGAGGGTGAACGAGCCCGGCTGCTGGACCATTTCACCCAGTCGGTCGTCGCGGCGGACCATCATCTGATCCTCGGCGAGATATCGCTGCCCGCCGCGATCCGGGTGCTGTCCGAGGCGGGCCGTGACGACATCGTGTACGGGATCGCGACCCGCACGACCAGTCCCAGCTACGGCTACCAGGTCCTCGCCGGCAACACCACGCTGGGCGAGACCTGGGACGGCGGTCCCGGCCAGTCGCAGAACCACTTCATGCTCGGCGCGATCGACGCCTGGTTCACCGGCCGCCTCGCCGGGATCCAGCAGCGGCCGGGCTCCGTCGGCTACCGTGAACTGCTCATCGACCCCGCGGTGGTGGGTGACCTGACGTCGGCGGGGGGCTCGTACACGACCCCGTACGGAACCGTGCGCACGAAGTGGTCGCGTGAGGGTTCGACCTTCCGACTGGAGGCCGTCGTCCCCGCCGGGACCACGGCGGAGATACATGTGCCGGCCGGCTCCGGCAAGGTCCGCGCCGACGGCGGTGCGCGTCTGCTGCGCACGGAGGACGGCACGGCCGTGTACGAAGTCGGGTCCGGTACCTGGACGTTCGTCTCGACGGCGGTGCCGAACGGGAGCTGA
- a CDS encoding glycosylhydrolase-like jelly roll fold domain-containing protein: MSTPMPEFDLSRRTFVVAAGAAAAAVGGTFPAAAHSGPGSAPGPAGFSRAAFAAPPRDSRPTVYWYWNGPVTHELVDRQMADLRDKGMYEVILFPYDNDEMKPVFFSEEWFDVVGHVLEEAERTGMRVWIFNDNHFPSGRAAYLVAEGGTVGSRAYRPRPELRLKGLWRSTTVVEGPARVDLRETTGVGVTAGRLVADAAVLAGAAVVRGGEDWTDYDVTGNAKTETGSVGLVVRASATGADGYAVEFDQTGVVTVFRLTGGSAQELARSSRTDGFNRTKFHTFAVRVRGTTISVTLDGRDKGTVTDETHPRGGVGVRAVDGQRALWEDLTVTAADGGRLHASDFQDPASAGEFHTRQVPAAAAAPVAAAARPVGVADAEALTELSADLAAGRAWQVPAGRWQIDLFGGATLVDDSQGYTRAYLDLLDDEPAELLLDMVPGEYHRRFGRYFGNVVPGFWDDEPFIASAGPHPFKRLPWSPTLAAALRETGAEPGTAYASAFDDLGAAGQILRGRYWRAVSNRFAKYFEKQAHWYADRRVRLITNPLYDEAGPAKRILSTGDLHKVNQWAQVPGGDVITAEYVAGQPTMDPRNPASVAHQTGRERVVIEAFGNMGWQVAPEFVHALLGAFAARGCNLTVLHALWTNEARVFFPPPFGPRAPWWWAMRPVADWIGRVMEVARGASAARSALLQPQRAAEQLAGTAQQDELDDAFATAAYALESAQVDFDLVHEGALADDPDLLLHARVQGGRLAVGRGRYDLVVVPETPVLEAAAVRALARFARDGGTVIAVGALPEREADGHDRELRRALDDLFGHRRAVRVAAAGELAPLTGEFAAAVLEPAAPAVRVLRTTRGKDIAFLFNNESAAPVDTWATLPARGVPEWWSPADGSTRPAPVHRAAARPGDGVRVPLRLGPYETIAVVFRDGDGETRPHLTEAGTLPVTSVTARRGALRVEAVATAPGTHALTGTDSRRTYRGTARVTDPLEPIALDGDWTLTLHQDGAQPVVRPLGSWSDIARLFSGSATYTKDVTLDAAVLAGRRIQLDLGTVREVAEVTVNGTALPPALWTPYVVDVTDALRPGTNHLAVRVSNTLSNERNKPLPSGLLGPVFLRPRRPVTVDLH; this comes from the coding sequence ATGTCCACACCCATGCCCGAATTCGACCTGAGCAGACGCACCTTCGTCGTCGCCGCCGGTGCCGCCGCCGCCGCGGTCGGCGGCACCTTCCCGGCAGCCGCCCACTCCGGCCCCGGGTCCGCCCCCGGGCCGGCCGGGTTCAGCCGTGCCGCCTTCGCCGCCCCGCCCCGCGACAGCCGCCCCACCGTCTACTGGTACTGGAACGGCCCCGTCACCCACGAGCTGGTCGACCGGCAGATGGCGGACCTGCGTGACAAGGGGATGTACGAGGTCATCCTCTTCCCCTACGACAACGACGAGATGAAACCGGTCTTCTTCTCCGAGGAGTGGTTCGACGTCGTCGGCCACGTGCTGGAGGAGGCCGAACGCACCGGCATGCGGGTGTGGATCTTCAACGACAACCACTTCCCCAGCGGACGTGCCGCCTACCTCGTCGCCGAGGGCGGCACCGTCGGCTCCCGTGCCTACCGCCCGCGCCCCGAACTGCGCCTGAAGGGACTGTGGCGGTCCACGACCGTCGTCGAGGGGCCGGCCCGCGTCGATCTGCGCGAGACGACGGGCGTCGGCGTGACCGCGGGCCGGCTCGTCGCGGACGCGGCCGTCCTCGCCGGGGCCGCCGTCGTACGCGGGGGAGAGGACTGGACGGACTACGACGTCACCGGCAACGCCAAGACCGAGACCGGCTCCGTCGGGCTCGTCGTCCGGGCCTCCGCCACCGGCGCCGACGGCTACGCGGTGGAGTTCGACCAGACCGGCGTCGTCACCGTCTTCCGTCTGACGGGCGGCAGTGCACAGGAACTGGCCAGGAGCAGCCGCACGGACGGCTTCAACCGCACCAAGTTCCACACCTTCGCCGTCCGGGTGCGCGGGACGACGATCTCCGTCACCCTCGACGGCCGCGACAAGGGCACCGTCACCGACGAGACCCACCCGCGCGGCGGTGTCGGCGTCCGTGCCGTCGACGGTCAGCGCGCCCTCTGGGAGGACCTGACCGTCACGGCCGCCGACGGCGGCCGGCTGCACGCCTCGGACTTCCAGGACCCGGCATCGGCCGGCGAGTTCCACACCCGGCAGGTTCCCGCTGCCGCGGCCGCGCCGGTCGCCGCCGCCGCCCGCCCCGTCGGCGTGGCCGACGCCGAGGCGCTGACCGAACTCAGCGCCGACCTGGCGGCCGGGCGTGCCTGGCAGGTGCCGGCGGGCCGCTGGCAGATCGACCTCTTCGGCGGCGCGACGCTCGTCGACGATTCCCAGGGCTACACCCGCGCCTATCTCGACCTGCTCGACGACGAACCGGCGGAGCTGCTGCTCGACATGGTGCCGGGCGAGTACCACCGCCGCTTCGGCCGCTACTTCGGCAACGTCGTGCCCGGCTTCTGGGACGACGAACCGTTCATCGCCTCCGCCGGCCCGCACCCGTTCAAGCGGCTGCCCTGGTCGCCGACGCTCGCCGCCGCCCTGCGGGAGACCGGCGCCGAGCCGGGCACGGCGTACGCGAGCGCCTTCGACGACCTCGGCGCGGCGGGGCAGATCCTGCGCGGCAGGTACTGGCGGGCCGTGTCCAACCGGTTCGCCAAGTACTTCGAGAAGCAGGCCCACTGGTACGCCGACCGCCGCGTTCGGCTCATCACCAACCCGCTCTACGACGAGGCGGGGCCCGCCAAGCGCATCCTGTCCACCGGCGACCTGCACAAGGTCAACCAGTGGGCGCAGGTGCCCGGCGGTGACGTCATCACCGCGGAGTACGTGGCGGGGCAACCCACCATGGACCCCCGCAACCCGGCGTCGGTGGCACACCAGACCGGGCGCGAGCGAGTGGTCATCGAGGCGTTCGGCAACATGGGCTGGCAGGTGGCCCCGGAGTTCGTGCACGCCCTCCTCGGCGCGTTCGCGGCGCGCGGCTGCAACCTCACCGTGCTGCACGCGCTGTGGACCAACGAGGCGAGGGTGTTCTTCCCGCCGCCCTTCGGCCCCCGCGCACCCTGGTGGTGGGCGATGCGCCCGGTCGCCGACTGGATCGGCCGTGTCATGGAGGTGGCGCGCGGCGCCTCCGCCGCCCGCAGCGCCCTGCTCCAGCCGCAGCGCGCGGCCGAGCAACTGGCGGGCACCGCACAGCAGGACGAGCTCGACGACGCGTTCGCCACGGCGGCCTACGCCCTGGAGTCCGCGCAGGTCGACTTCGACCTCGTGCACGAGGGCGCGCTCGCCGACGACCCCGACCTGCTGCTCCATGCCCGGGTCCAGGGCGGCCGGCTGGCCGTCGGCCGCGGCCGCTACGACCTGGTCGTCGTGCCCGAGACGCCCGTGCTGGAGGCGGCGGCCGTCCGTGCGCTGGCCCGCTTCGCCCGCGACGGCGGCACCGTGATCGCCGTCGGCGCCCTGCCGGAGCGGGAGGCGGACGGCCACGACCGTGAACTGCGCCGCGCCCTCGACGACCTGTTCGGACACCGCCGTGCAGTCCGCGTCGCCGCGGCCGGAGAACTGGCCCCGCTCACCGGGGAGTTCGCGGCAGCCGTGCTCGAACCGGCCGCGCCCGCCGTACGGGTCCTGCGGACCACCCGCGGCAAGGACATCGCGTTCCTGTTCAACAACGAGAGCGCCGCCCCCGTCGACACCTGGGCCACGCTTCCGGCGCGCGGAGTACCGGAGTGGTGGTCCCCGGCGGACGGCTCGACGCGTCCCGCGCCCGTTCATCGCGCCGCCGCGCGGCCCGGCGACGGCGTACGCGTGCCGCTGCGGCTCGGCCCGTACGAGACGATCGCCGTCGTCTTCCGCGACGGCGACGGCGAGACCCGGCCCCACCTCACGGAAGCCGGAACACTGCCGGTCACCTCCGTCACCGCGCGCCGCGGGGCACTGCGCGTCGAGGCGGTCGCCACGGCACCCGGCACCCACGCCCTCACCGGCACCGACAGCCGCCGCACCTATCGCGGCACCGCGCGCGTCACCGACCCGCTGGAGCCGATCGCGCTCGACGGGGACTGGACGCTCACCCTCCACCAGGACGGTGCCCAGCCCGTCGTCCGGCCGCTCGGCAGCTGGAGCGACATCGCCCGGCTGTTCTCCGGCAGCGCCACCTACACCAAGGACGTCACCCTCGACGCTGCGGTCCTCGCGGGCCGCCGCATCCAGCTCGACCTCGGGACCGTCCGCGAGGTCGCCGAGGTCACCGTCAACGGCACCGCCCTGCCGCCCGCCCTGTGGACCCCGTACGTCGTCGACGTGACCGACGCACTGCGCCCCGGCACCAATCACCTCGCCGTCCGCGTGTCCAACACCCTCTCCAACGAGCGCAACAAGCCGCTCCCGTCCGGGCTGCTCGGCCCCGTGTTCCTGCGCCCCCGCCGCCCCGTCACCGTCGACCTGCACTGA
- a CDS encoding class I SAM-dependent methyltransferase: protein MTRESGSRGPSAPEGHGRYGERVFRPQDEGEPERIDLGALTYDATTLARLRQLGVGQGWRCLDVGAGTGTVARSLLREAGVTEVVAVDRDVRYLTSRPVAGLTPLAADVTSDDFAPGRFDLVHARFVLMHLPSPARTVERLAGLLAPGGVLVLSDAVDLTTDGAPRTPFTLAMRAMWQGLRETIGTDVSWVPRCPDLMRAVGLESVAAEVHVPPLVPGSPITRFWARTWDRARASMVATGLVDDAAIDEAERWLESSAFPGLSPGMLTAWGWNPARSG from the coding sequence GTGACACGTGAATCCGGCTCGCGGGGCCCTTCGGCCCCGGAGGGCCACGGGCGCTACGGCGAGCGGGTGTTCCGCCCGCAGGACGAGGGCGAGCCCGAGCGGATCGACCTCGGCGCCCTCACCTACGACGCCACGACGCTGGCCCGGTTGCGGCAGCTGGGTGTCGGCCAAGGCTGGCGTTGCCTGGACGTGGGGGCCGGGACCGGGACGGTGGCCCGGTCGCTGCTGCGCGAGGCGGGCGTCACCGAGGTTGTCGCGGTGGACCGGGACGTCCGGTACCTCACGTCCCGGCCGGTCGCGGGGCTGACGCCGCTCGCGGCGGATGTCACGTCGGACGACTTCGCGCCGGGCCGCTTCGACCTGGTCCATGCCAGGTTCGTGCTGATGCATCTGCCGTCCCCCGCTCGGACGGTCGAGCGACTCGCGGGGCTGTTGGCGCCGGGTGGTGTGCTGGTGCTGAGTGACGCGGTGGACCTGACGACCGACGGGGCTCCGCGGACGCCGTTCACCCTTGCCATGCGGGCGATGTGGCAAGGGCTGCGGGAGACGATCGGCACGGATGTCTCGTGGGTGCCGCGTTGTCCGGATCTCATGCGGGCCGTCGGACTGGAGTCGGTCGCAGCCGAAGTGCACGTACCGCCGCTGGTGCCGGGCAGTCCCATCACCCGTTTCTGGGCCCGGACTTGGGACAGGGCGCGGGCGTCGATGGTGGCGACGGGCCTGGTGGACGACGCGGCGATCGACGAGGCCGAGCGCTGGCTGGAGTCCTCGGCCTTCCCCGGACTGTCGCCCGGCATGCTGACCGCGTGGGGCTGGAACCCGGCACGCTCGGGATGA
- a CDS encoding cupin domain-containing protein produces the protein MTFNFAVPDKDDPVWTSADGFVVRNEEGIVRLTGEERFAVRVTGAQSNGRLGVMEGTVAPRFGNVPHTHRQEDEAFLILSGRFRFINGDQTFEAGPGDFVYIPHGTRHGFKNILDVPSKMMVFYTPAGPEQFFVDHGMREDTYDPQEWANRLRNDTALQKALAGMNMSLLPGGHDWAE, from the coding sequence ATGACGTTCAATTTCGCCGTACCGGACAAGGACGACCCGGTCTGGACCTCCGCCGACGGCTTCGTCGTACGCAACGAGGAGGGGATCGTCCGCCTGACCGGTGAGGAGCGTTTCGCGGTCAGGGTGACGGGGGCTCAGAGCAACGGCCGGCTCGGTGTCATGGAGGGCACCGTCGCGCCGCGGTTCGGCAACGTGCCGCACACGCACCGGCAGGAGGACGAGGCCTTCCTCATCCTCTCGGGTCGGTTCCGGTTCATCAACGGCGACCAGACCTTCGAAGCCGGGCCGGGCGACTTCGTGTACATCCCCCACGGCACGCGTCACGGCTTCAAGAACATCCTCGACGTGCCCTCGAAGATGATGGTCTTCTACACCCCCGCCGGACCGGAGCAGTTCTTCGTGGACCACGGCATGCGCGAGGACACCTACGACCCGCAGGAATGGGCGAACCGGCTGAGGAACGACACCGCGCTCCAGAAGGCGCTCGCCGGAATGAACATGTCGCTGCTGCCCGGCGGGCACGACTGGGCCGAATAG
- a CDS encoding globin domain-containing protein, whose amino-acid sequence MLSEQSVPVVRATLPAIGANIGEIAERFYTRLFADRPELLRDLFNRGNQASGEQQKALAGSIAAFAAALIEHPDTRPDVMLSRIANKHASLGITADQYKLVHRHLFAAIGEVLGDAVTPEVAAAWDEVYWLMANALIAIEARLYQAAGTAEGDVWRTMEIAGRQEETADAVSLELRTTDGSPTGSFRPGQYVSVQVELPDGARQIRQYSLSRTSTGTLWRITVKRVRDGAGPEGEVSSWLHENARVGDTINVSRPFGDLVLPEGDGPLLLASAGIGVTPMLSMLHHLADEAADRPVTVIHADRAPFDHPHRDEQRRLVETIPGARMHLWYEEGLEHAPEASHGRADATGLELPEDVTAYLCGPLPFMRAVRGDLIRQGVPAQAIHYEVFGPDLWLGGE is encoded by the coding sequence GTGCTGTCCGAGCAGTCCGTCCCGGTCGTCCGCGCCACCCTGCCCGCCATCGGCGCCAACATCGGCGAGATAGCCGAGCGGTTCTACACCAGGCTCTTCGCCGACCGCCCCGAGCTGTTGAGGGACCTCTTCAACCGCGGGAACCAGGCCAGCGGAGAACAGCAGAAGGCACTGGCGGGCTCCATCGCCGCCTTCGCCGCGGCACTGATCGAGCACCCCGACACCCGGCCCGACGTCATGCTCTCCCGGATCGCCAACAAGCACGCCTCGCTCGGCATCACCGCCGACCAGTACAAGCTCGTCCACCGGCACCTCTTCGCGGCCATCGGCGAGGTCCTCGGCGACGCCGTCACGCCGGAGGTGGCCGCCGCCTGGGACGAGGTCTACTGGCTGATGGCCAACGCCCTGATCGCCATCGAGGCCCGCCTCTACCAGGCCGCCGGCACCGCCGAGGGCGATGTGTGGCGGACGATGGAGATCGCCGGACGGCAGGAGGAGACCGCCGACGCGGTCTCTCTCGAACTGCGCACCACCGACGGCAGCCCGACCGGCTCGTTCCGGCCCGGCCAGTACGTCAGCGTCCAGGTGGAACTTCCCGACGGAGCCCGGCAGATACGCCAGTACAGCCTCTCGCGCACGTCCACCGGCACGCTGTGGCGCATCACCGTCAAGCGCGTACGCGACGGCGCCGGCCCGGAGGGCGAGGTGTCGTCGTGGCTCCACGAGAACGCCCGGGTCGGCGACACGATCAACGTGTCACGCCCGTTCGGCGACCTCGTTCTGCCGGAGGGCGACGGGCCGCTGCTGCTGGCGTCCGCCGGGATCGGTGTCACGCCCATGCTGTCCATGCTCCACCACCTCGCCGACGAGGCCGCCGACCGCCCGGTGACCGTGATCCACGCCGACCGGGCCCCCTTCGACCACCCCCACCGCGACGAGCAGCGCCGGCTCGTCGAGACCATCCCCGGTGCCCGCATGCACCTGTGGTACGAGGAGGGCCTCGAGCACGCGCCGGAGGCGTCACACGGCCGGGCCGACGCGACCGGGCTCGAACTGCCCGAGGACGTGACCGCGTACCTCTGCGGCCCGCTGCCCTTCATGCGTGCGGTGCGCGGCGACCTGATCCGCCAGGGTGTTCCCGCGCAGGCCATCCACTACGAGGTCTTCGGGCCCGACCTCTGGCTCGGTGGCGAGTAG